The proteins below come from a single Paludibacter jiangxiensis genomic window:
- a CDS encoding LacI family DNA-binding transcriptional regulator: MPNSQITIKDIAKALNVSVSTVSRALNDSPDLSGATKQQVQEYARQHHYKPNLLALSMKKRESKTIGVIVPQIIHHFFSSVLEGMMDVAEREGFNVLLFRSRDSFEKEQHSVQQLISSQVCGVLTSIAKETTHYEHFQELVDNNIPVVFFDRICVDIPSNRVVIDDYAGALAATEYLIKTGCHRIAFFCSPLNLEISKNRRGGYLDALSKHGIPVDKDLIKICDNYDEAIPVATEMLQSENRPDAFFAVNDETALGILHATKHLHFKIPEEISICGFTDGFAAIASDPQLTTVGQSGQDVGRSAMELLVEKIRHKGDQPLIKNKIIKTKLIVRETTR, encoded by the coding sequence ATGCCGAATAGCCAGATAACAATAAAAGATATAGCTAAAGCTCTGAATGTTTCCGTTTCAACGGTATCGAGAGCTTTGAATGATAGCCCTGACCTGAGTGGTGCAACCAAGCAGCAGGTACAGGAATATGCGCGTCAGCATCACTACAAACCGAATTTGCTTGCTCTGAGCATGAAAAAACGGGAAAGCAAAACAATAGGTGTGATAGTACCGCAGATTATTCATCATTTTTTTTCTTCTGTGTTGGAGGGAATGATGGATGTGGCCGAGAGGGAAGGTTTTAATGTGTTGTTGTTCCGGTCGCGTGATAGTTTTGAGAAAGAGCAGCACAGCGTACAGCAGCTGATTTCTTCGCAGGTCTGTGGTGTCTTGACTTCCATCGCCAAAGAAACAACTCATTATGAGCATTTTCAGGAGCTGGTGGATAATAATATTCCGGTAGTTTTTTTCGACCGTATTTGTGTTGATATTCCTTCGAATCGCGTGGTGATTGATGATTACGCAGGAGCTTTAGCTGCAACTGAATATTTGATCAAAACAGGTTGCCATCGAATAGCGTTTTTCTGTTCGCCACTCAATCTTGAAATTTCCAAAAATCGACGCGGAGGTTATCTGGATGCTTTAAGCAAACATGGTATTCCTGTTGATAAAGACCTGATTAAGATTTGTGACAATTATGACGAAGCTATTCCGGTGGCAACAGAAATGCTGCAGTCGGAAAACCGTCCGGATGCCTTTTTTGCAGTGAATGACGAAACCGCTTTAGGTATTTTGCATGCAACCAAGCACTTGCATTTTAAAATACCGGAAGAAATTTCAATTTGCGGGTTTACCGACGGTTTTGCTGCTATTGCGTCCGACCCACAGCTTACTACCGTAGGGCAAAGCGGACAGGATGTAGGTCGCAGTGCTATGGAGTTATTAGTAGAAAAGATAAGACACAAAGGAGATCAACCATTGATAAAGAATAAAATCATAAAAACAAAATTAATTGTAAGAGAAACGACACGATAA
- a CDS encoding 4-alpha-glucanotransferase, translating into MKLIFSVDYFTSWGQTVYVEGSIPELQPAEMSFSDNHLWKLTLDIPSDVPSFTYSYYVKDQEGAIIKEWGKPRVFESKENIAIYHLKDQWMGIPYNSPFFSSAFTKAFFAPDKKKKIASSIAETSITFRVFAPEIRGGKCLALVGNNTVLGNWKVKKSLLMSNENFPEWSITLDRSKLKAPFEYKFAVADPDTLSVEEWENGTNRAVTALPPKDEELIITCGVYRGNNPAWKCAGVAIPVFSLRSETSFGIGDFADLKKMIDWAANTGQRVVQLLPVNDTTMTHTWTDSYPYNANTIFALHPLYLSISVFEKIKDKEVMKFANEMQKELNALPEVDYEAVSDAKWKIYRTAYNEQYTKVNNTAAYKDFVEQNKEWLYPYCTFCYLRDKYKTVDFRQWKEYAIFSPAIIEELCNKNSQDYDEIAIHSFLQYHLHNQLKEASDYARSKGVILKGDIPIGVSPCSVEAWTEPHLFNLDAQTGAPPDDFSITGQNWGFPTYNWERMKQDGFRWWRRRFTKMADYFDAYRIDHLLGFFRIWEIPMDAVQGLLGHFSPALPMGRQELQANGFWIDEERHLKPYIRYYQLNEMFGNATDEVIAKYLVEKGSGAFGLKEEFSTQRKIEAYFAATGEDTNVRDGLYALVAEVLFVKDPRDTQKFHPRITAQYTYSYKALSDSDKYTFDRLYDHFYYQRHNYFWSEQAMQKLPDLITSTEMLVCAEDLGMIPACVPYVMKQLHMLSLEIQRMPKDPTKKFANTNYYPYLSVATTSTHDMSTLRGWWEEDGELRQQYYNQVLGKWGEAPMYAEPWICSNIVRNHLWAPSILTILPLQDWLSIDGEIRRVNPHDERINVPANPRHYWRYRMHITLEQLLASDDFNQKVRSLIKETGR; encoded by the coding sequence ATGAAACTAATTTTTTCGGTAGATTATTTTACTTCGTGGGGGCAAACAGTGTACGTGGAGGGTTCGATACCGGAGCTTCAACCCGCAGAAATGTCTTTTTCTGACAACCATCTATGGAAACTCACGCTCGACATTCCGTCTGATGTGCCCTCATTTACATATTCTTATTATGTTAAGGATCAGGAAGGTGCTATAATAAAAGAGTGGGGGAAGCCACGTGTTTTCGAATCAAAGGAAAACATTGCGATTTATCACCTGAAAGACCAATGGATGGGTATTCCCTATAATAGTCCGTTCTTCTCGTCAGCCTTTACCAAAGCTTTTTTTGCACCCGATAAGAAGAAAAAAATTGCATCTTCAATAGCAGAAACATCCATCACCTTCAGGGTTTTTGCACCAGAGATTCGAGGGGGTAAATGTTTGGCTCTGGTTGGGAATAATACAGTATTGGGAAACTGGAAGGTTAAGAAGTCGCTCCTGATGAGCAACGAAAATTTTCCGGAATGGTCTATTACGCTGGATCGCTCAAAACTCAAAGCTCCGTTTGAATACAAGTTCGCAGTAGCAGATCCGGATACTTTGTCAGTTGAAGAATGGGAAAACGGGACAAACCGTGCGGTGACTGCTTTGCCTCCTAAAGATGAAGAGCTCATCATTACCTGCGGTGTTTACCGGGGCAATAATCCGGCATGGAAATGTGCCGGAGTGGCTATTCCGGTGTTCTCTTTGCGTTCGGAAACAAGTTTTGGTATTGGTGATTTTGCAGACCTCAAAAAAATGATAGACTGGGCTGCAAATACAGGTCAGCGTGTTGTTCAGCTACTACCTGTGAACGATACCACCATGACTCACACCTGGACAGATTCCTATCCTTACAATGCCAACACAATTTTTGCATTGCATCCGCTTTATCTGAGCATTTCAGTGTTTGAAAAGATCAAAGATAAAGAGGTGATGAAATTTGCAAATGAAATGCAAAAGGAACTGAATGCTTTGCCGGAGGTGGACTATGAGGCCGTATCGGATGCTAAATGGAAAATCTACAGAACAGCATACAACGAACAGTATACAAAGGTCAATAATACAGCTGCTTATAAGGATTTTGTAGAGCAAAACAAAGAATGGTTGTATCCTTATTGTACCTTTTGTTATTTGAGGGACAAGTATAAAACTGTGGATTTTCGTCAGTGGAAAGAATATGCGATATTCAGTCCTGCGATAATTGAAGAATTGTGCAATAAAAATTCGCAAGACTATGACGAAATTGCCATTCACAGCTTTTTACAATATCACTTACATAATCAGTTGAAAGAAGCTTCGGATTATGCCCGTTCTAAGGGTGTTATCCTGAAAGGAGACATTCCTATCGGAGTCAGTCCGTGCAGTGTGGAAGCGTGGACCGAACCCCATTTGTTTAATCTTGATGCTCAAACCGGCGCTCCGCCTGATGATTTTTCTATCACAGGTCAAAACTGGGGTTTTCCGACATACAACTGGGAGCGGATGAAGCAGGACGGTTTCAGATGGTGGCGCAGACGCTTTACCAAAATGGCCGACTATTTCGATGCTTACCGTATTGACCATTTGCTGGGGTTTTTCCGTATTTGGGAAATTCCGATGGATGCCGTTCAGGGTTTGCTGGGGCATTTTAGCCCGGCGCTTCCTATGGGTAGACAAGAGTTGCAGGCAAACGGTTTTTGGATTGACGAAGAGAGACATTTGAAACCGTATATCCGTTATTACCAGCTGAATGAAATGTTTGGTAATGCAACAGACGAAGTTATTGCAAAGTATCTTGTTGAAAAAGGATCGGGAGCTTTCGGACTGAAGGAAGAGTTCAGTACTCAACGTAAGATTGAAGCGTATTTTGCTGCTACCGGAGAAGACACCAATGTACGCGACGGGCTGTACGCTTTAGTTGCGGAGGTATTATTCGTGAAAGATCCACGTGACACTCAGAAGTTTCATCCACGCATTACAGCTCAATATACCTACAGCTATAAAGCATTGTCGGACAGCGATAAATATACATTCGACCGCTTGTACGATCACTTTTATTATCAACGTCACAACTATTTCTGGTCGGAACAGGCAATGCAGAAACTTCCGGATCTTATCACATCCACCGAAATGCTGGTATGTGCTGAAGATTTGGGGATGATACCGGCTTGCGTGCCTTATGTGATGAAACAGTTGCACATGCTGAGTCTAGAAATTCAGCGTATGCCTAAAGACCCGACCAAGAAATTTGCCAACACGAATTATTATCCCTACTTGTCGGTTGCAACCACATCCACTCACGACATGAGCACGCTGCGCGGATGGTGGGAAGAAGACGGAGAATTGCGTCAGCAGTATTACAATCAGGTGTTGGGAAAATGGGGTGAAGCGCCTATGTATGCCGAGCCATGGATTTGTAGCAATATTGTACGAAATCACTTGTGGGCGCCTTCTATTCTAACGATTCTGCCTTTACAGGACTGGTTGTCTATTGACGGAGAAATTCGCAGAGTAAATCCACATGACGAACGTATCAATGTTCCGGCAAACCCACGTCATTACTGGAGATACAGAATGCATATCACATTGGAGCAGTTACTTGCGAGTGATGACTTCAACCAAAAAGTGAGATCGCTGATAAAAGAAACAGGAAGATAA
- a CDS encoding MFS transporter — protein MKTKPRLSTAQILNMNFGFLGIQFGFALQNGNASRILQTFGADVQSLSWFWVVAPLTGIIIQPIIGHYSDRTWCKLGRRKPYFLAGAILAALALIFMPNSGALSAVVSPLIIGAGMLTIMNASFNVAMEPFRALVADILPDEQRTTGFSIQTFLIGIGAVIGSWLPYVMSEWMGIGKSTPQGEIPVNVIIAFYVGAAVMLGTIIWTIVKTKEYPPEEYRQFQQEEPAEEKSKESLLDIFKDIARMPLTMKQLGVVQFFSWFALFAMWVYTTPAVASHVYGAVDATSSNYQVAADWVNVLFGVYNLVAMLFALALPWIAAKTNRKITHSISLICGAAGLISIFFITNQYWLILSMVGVGIAWASILAMPYAILAGSIPPRKMGVYMGIFNFFITIPQIICSLSAGPILKHMFHSDATYALLIAGICLLVAAGSVVFVKDKH, from the coding sequence ATGAAAACTAAACCCAGACTATCTACAGCCCAAATCCTGAATATGAATTTCGGATTTCTGGGAATCCAATTTGGCTTTGCTCTACAAAATGGCAATGCGAGTCGCATCCTTCAAACTTTTGGTGCAGACGTACAATCGCTGTCCTGGTTTTGGGTAGTTGCTCCGCTTACGGGAATTATTATCCAGCCCATTATCGGTCATTATTCCGATCGAACATGGTGTAAATTAGGCAGACGGAAGCCCTATTTTTTGGCGGGTGCCATCCTTGCTGCTCTGGCTCTTATTTTCATGCCTAATTCAGGTGCTTTGTCAGCCGTAGTTTCACCATTGATTATCGGGGCCGGAATGTTGACTATTATGAATGCTTCGTTCAATGTGGCGATGGAGCCTTTCCGTGCTCTGGTGGCCGATATATTGCCCGATGAACAGCGGACTACCGGCTTTTCCATTCAAACATTTTTGATTGGTATTGGTGCCGTTATCGGTTCATGGTTGCCTTATGTGATGTCGGAATGGATGGGCATCGGAAAAAGTACTCCGCAAGGAGAAATTCCCGTGAATGTTATCATTGCATTCTATGTCGGTGCTGCCGTGATGTTGGGTACAATTATCTGGACCATAGTAAAAACGAAAGAATATCCTCCGGAGGAATATCGTCAGTTTCAACAAGAAGAACCGGCGGAAGAAAAATCAAAGGAGAGCCTGCTCGATATTTTCAAAGATATTGCTCGTATGCCTCTCACCATGAAGCAATTGGGAGTTGTGCAGTTCTTTTCGTGGTTTGCGTTGTTTGCTATGTGGGTGTATACGACTCCGGCTGTAGCTTCGCATGTGTATGGAGCGGTAGATGCCACATCTTCTAATTATCAGGTGGCTGCCGATTGGGTAAATGTTCTCTTTGGCGTATATAATTTGGTAGCTATGCTTTTTGCATTGGCGCTTCCCTGGATTGCAGCCAAAACAAACCGGAAAATTACGCATTCCATTTCCCTGATTTGTGGTGCAGCAGGACTTATTTCCATCTTTTTTATTACAAATCAGTATTGGCTGATCTTGTCTATGGTAGGAGTCGGTATTGCGTGGGCAAGTATTTTGGCGATGCCCTATGCTATTCTGGCAGGTTCCATTCCTCCCCGGAAAATGGGAGTTTATATGGGTATCTTTAATTTTTTTATCACCATTCCACAGATTATTTGCAGCTTATCGGCTGGTCCTATTTTGAAACACATGTTTCATTCCGACGCAACTTACGCACTGTTAATTGCAGGTATCTGTTTGCTGGTCGCTGCCGGTTCTGTTGTATTTGTTAAGGACAAGCACTAA
- a CDS encoding glycoside hydrolase family 53 protein: MPGIQKKGWFFLLIVLFISCGKTETEQITISVNSQVQAADVSFLPQIEAANITLYNQSGQAEDMLTTLKKSGCNTIRLRLWYTPADGYSGFSEVKTMAQRAKALGLKVWLTVHYSDTWADPGAQTLPSAWSSCTFASLKDSVYAYTQRIMSQMQPDYIQIGNEINSGFLWPIGRYDNMSQFTALLDKGIKAVRATNAATKIILHCAGTTNANWLFSQFTSLDYDVIGISYYPVFHGKDFDALKSSLKSLASTFGKSVVIAETAYPFTLEWNDWTNNIVGTSDQLVNGYPATPTGQHDFVAKIKEISCSYTGGLGFCYWGGEFIAWKGSTATNGSNWENQAFYDFSNKALPVLNVYNGK, translated from the coding sequence ATGCCTGGAATACAGAAGAAAGGATGGTTTTTCCTGCTAATTGTGCTCTTTATCTCGTGTGGAAAAACAGAAACTGAGCAAATTACCATTTCAGTCAATTCTCAGGTTCAGGCGGCTGATGTGTCGTTTCTTCCTCAGATTGAGGCGGCAAATATCACGCTTTATAATCAGTCGGGACAGGCTGAAGACATGCTCACAACCTTGAAGAAATCGGGTTGCAACACCATTCGTCTTCGTTTGTGGTATACACCGGCTGACGGGTATTCCGGCTTTTCAGAGGTAAAAACGATGGCGCAGCGGGCGAAAGCGTTGGGGTTAAAAGTCTGGTTGACGGTGCATTATTCCGATACATGGGCCGATCCGGGCGCTCAGACTTTGCCGTCAGCGTGGTCATCCTGTACATTTGCTTCATTGAAAGACAGCGTTTATGCTTACACTCAACGCATAATGAGTCAAATGCAACCCGATTATATTCAGATCGGGAACGAAATAAACAGTGGATTCCTGTGGCCGATAGGTAGATACGACAACATGAGTCAGTTCACGGCACTGCTCGACAAAGGAATTAAGGCTGTGAGAGCCACAAATGCGGCGACCAAAATCATTTTGCATTGTGCCGGAACAACCAATGCCAACTGGCTTTTTTCTCAATTTACATCGCTGGATTACGATGTAATTGGAATTTCCTATTATCCTGTATTTCATGGCAAAGATTTTGATGCCCTAAAGTCTTCATTGAAGAGCCTTGCATCCACATTTGGGAAGAGCGTAGTCATTGCAGAAACCGCTTATCCGTTCACATTAGAATGGAATGACTGGACAAATAATATTGTCGGAACAAGCGATCAACTAGTGAACGGTTATCCTGCTACTCCGACCGGACAGCATGACTTTGTGGCCAAAATTAAAGAAATATCCTGCTCTTATACCGGAGGACTTGGCTTTTGCTACTGGGGAGGAGAATTTATTGCATGGAAAGGTTCTACAGCTACCAATGGCTCCAACTGGGAAAATCAGGCGTTTTATGATTTCAGCAATAAAGCTTTGCCCGTGCTCAATGTCTATAACGGAAAATAA
- a CDS encoding alpha-amylase family glycosyl hydrolase gives MKVRNLFLFVLVSVLLASCNTEKKSQSPEEWSKNAVIYEVNVRQYTVEGTFNAFANRLPQLKELGVDVLWFMPIYPISQEGRKGTLGSYYAVKDYKGINPEFGKAEDFKALVKKAHEMGFKVILDWVANHTGRDNVWVKQHPDWFVKDSVGHILSPFDWTDVAKLDYKNPAMRAAMQDAMAYWVKEFDVDGFRCDVAGEVPTDFWNDTRAKLDKIKPVFMLAEADKAELAQKAFHADYNWPLLSTMNDIAKGKKQATDIDKVLAHHDSVYNPISFKMNFVTNHDENSWNGTEYERMGAGANAFVVLTYTYPGMPLIYTGQEIGLKKRLSFFEKDTVANWNNPAVFNFYKKLNELKHTQPALAVGKEKGQFIRYATTSPSVYIFERKVKGNAVLTVLNLSSQNQIVNFTKAKPSGEYTDYFQNMKTDASRLQGATLLPWQYKVYVSAKK, from the coding sequence ATGAAAGTCAGAAATCTGTTTTTATTTGTACTTGTCAGTGTGTTGCTGGCTTCCTGCAATACAGAAAAGAAATCCCAATCTCCCGAAGAGTGGAGCAAAAATGCAGTGATTTACGAGGTTAATGTGCGCCAGTACACTGTTGAAGGGACCTTCAATGCATTTGCCAATCGGTTGCCGCAATTGAAAGAACTTGGGGTGGACGTCCTTTGGTTTATGCCCATTTATCCGATTTCGCAGGAAGGCCGGAAAGGTACACTCGGTAGCTATTATGCCGTTAAAGATTACAAAGGAATCAATCCTGAATTTGGAAAGGCAGAAGATTTTAAAGCCCTGGTTAAGAAGGCTCACGAAATGGGATTTAAAGTGATACTTGACTGGGTGGCCAACCATACCGGACGTGATAACGTATGGGTAAAACAGCATCCTGACTGGTTTGTAAAAGACAGTGTGGGCCATATTTTGTCTCCGTTCGACTGGACGGATGTGGCAAAACTCGATTATAAAAATCCCGCGATGCGAGCAGCTATGCAGGATGCCATGGCGTATTGGGTAAAAGAATTTGACGTGGATGGCTTCCGTTGCGATGTTGCTGGCGAAGTACCGACCGATTTTTGGAATGACACACGTGCAAAACTCGATAAAATCAAGCCTGTATTTATGCTTGCCGAAGCCGATAAAGCCGAGCTAGCTCAAAAAGCTTTCCATGCCGACTATAACTGGCCGTTGCTAAGTACAATGAACGACATTGCAAAAGGCAAGAAACAGGCAACCGATATTGATAAGGTGTTGGCACACCACGATTCGGTGTATAATCCGATTTCGTTCAAAATGAACTTTGTGACCAATCATGATGAAAATTCATGGAACGGTACGGAATATGAACGGATGGGAGCCGGTGCTAATGCGTTTGTTGTACTTACCTATACCTATCCCGGCATGCCTTTAATTTATACCGGACAGGAAATTGGTCTGAAAAAGCGCCTCTCTTTCTTCGAAAAAGATACCGTGGCCAACTGGAATAACCCTGCTGTTTTCAACTTTTATAAAAAACTGAATGAACTGAAACATACACAACCGGCTTTGGCAGTCGGCAAGGAAAAGGGGCAGTTTATCCGCTATGCGACAACCAGTCCATCTGTATACATTTTTGAACGCAAAGTAAAAGGAAATGCTGTGTTGACAGTACTGAATCTGAGCAGTCAGAACCAAATAGTGAACTTTACGAAAGCTAAGCCTTCCGGGGAGTATACTGACTATTTCCAAAATATGAAAACGGATGCTTCCCGTCTTCAGGGAGCAACGCTATTGCCCTGGCAGTATAAAGTCTATGTCAGCGCTAAAAAATAA
- a CDS encoding DUF3467 domain-containing protein: MENQENQINIELSAEVAEGTYSNLAIISHSSSEFVVDFIRIMPGTPKANVKSRIILTPEHAKRLLFALEENVAKYESVFGKIKTADGAFNPPMPLNFNGGEA; encoded by the coding sequence ATGGAAAATCAGGAAAACCAAATCAACATCGAACTTTCGGCAGAAGTGGCTGAAGGTACTTATTCCAATCTGGCTATCATTTCACACTCATCATCTGAATTTGTGGTTGACTTCATACGCATTATGCCCGGTACCCCGAAAGCAAATGTGAAATCGCGTATTATTCTGACTCCCGAACATGCAAAACGCCTGCTCTTTGCGCTGGAAGAAAACGTCGCAAAATATGAATCTGTTTTCGGCAAAATTAAAACAGCCGATGGCGCTTTCAATCCTCCCATGCCGCTGAATTTCAACGGTGGAGAAGCTTGA
- a CDS encoding trans-sulfuration enzyme family protein produces the protein MSEHIQFPVGDQTLAIHAGEAPDPVTHASSPNLVMSTTYIVDTDTKFSVEGLQENDPWIYTRWGNPTVHQLEEKLAALEEAETAVAFASGMGAITTLLFHLLRPGDHAVVSDVAYAALSEITNDMIPEYGIEITKVNTSDIASVKNAIRSNTKLVYIETPCNPLLRLTDIKAVADLAHAAGAQLAVDSTFATPLATKPLQLGVDFVIHSLTKYIGGHGDALGGAILGSKADLIPLRKKTAIRFGGTLSPFNAWLILRGAATFPLRMRAHQENALKVAQYLESHPKVERVIYPGLPSHPQYELAKRQMKNFSGMLTFRVKDGAAQAKIFAEKLQVIHYAVSLGHHRSLIFYLNANDLLQTSFKFNTPEQLASWKEFAGDGLFRVSIGLEDADDLIKDLEQALG, from the coding sequence ATGTCAGAACATATTCAATTCCCTGTAGGCGATCAAACTCTCGCCATTCATGCCGGTGAAGCTCCCGATCCGGTAACCCATGCATCATCGCCCAATCTGGTAATGTCCACCACGTATATTGTCGATACCGACACCAAGTTCTCGGTTGAAGGACTTCAGGAAAACGATCCCTGGATTTATACACGCTGGGGCAATCCCACTGTTCACCAGTTGGAAGAAAAGCTTGCCGCACTCGAAGAGGCCGAAACAGCCGTCGCTTTTGCAAGCGGTATGGGTGCTATCACTACCCTGCTCTTCCATCTGCTACGCCCCGGCGATCATGCGGTGGTGAGCGATGTAGCTTATGCCGCGTTATCGGAAATTACCAACGACATGATTCCTGAATACGGAATTGAAATCACCAAAGTGAACACTTCCGACATTGCCTCTGTTAAAAATGCCATTCGCTCCAACACCAAACTGGTTTATATCGAAACGCCCTGCAATCCACTGCTTCGTCTGACCGACATCAAAGCGGTTGCCGATCTGGCACATGCAGCAGGTGCACAACTGGCAGTAGATTCTACGTTTGCAACGCCGTTAGCCACCAAACCCCTGCAACTGGGAGTCGACTTTGTGATTCATTCGCTGACCAAGTATATCGGGGGACATGGCGATGCATTGGGCGGCGCTATCCTTGGAAGTAAAGCCGATCTTATTCCACTGCGTAAAAAGACTGCCATCCGATTCGGGGGCACTCTCAGTCCGTTCAATGCATGGCTGATACTGAGAGGTGCAGCTACATTTCCATTGCGGATGCGCGCACATCAGGAGAATGCCCTGAAAGTAGCGCAATACCTTGAAAGCCATCCGAAAGTGGAACGCGTTATTTATCCCGGGCTACCATCGCATCCGCAATATGAATTAGCCAAACGGCAAATGAAGAATTTCTCGGGCATGTTGACTTTCAGAGTAAAAGACGGGGCTGCGCAGGCAAAAATATTCGCAGAAAAATTGCAGGTGATTCATTATGCCGTTTCGCTCGGACATCACCGTTCGCTGATATTCTACCTTAACGCCAACGATTTATTACAAACATCGTTCAAATTCAACACTCCGGAACAACTGGCTTCGTGGAAAGAATTTGCAGGTGACGGTCTGTTTCGCGTTTCCATTGGACTGGAAGATGCCGATGACCTGATAAAAGATCTGGAACAAGCGCTCGGGTAA
- a CDS encoding HD domain-containing protein produces MERLLKQIEFIKEIDKIKFIFRKTKLISSNRNENDAEHSWHLAMMAMVLAEHANEPIDLLRVMKMVLIHDIVEIDAGDIFIYDATKNHTNTEEELKAAKRIFGLLPEEQAQELIALWEEFEAGETADARFAKAMDRLEPLLQNSSNNGGTWNEFGVNYQKVYDKKKLIKNGSETIWEYTEKLINECVEQGILKR; encoded by the coding sequence ATGGAGAGACTTCTCAAACAAATCGAATTTATCAAAGAGATCGACAAGATCAAGTTTATTTTTCGCAAGACCAAATTGATTAGCAGCAACCGTAACGAAAACGACGCCGAACACAGCTGGCATCTGGCTATGATGGCAATGGTACTGGCTGAACATGCGAACGAACCAATCGATCTGCTCAGGGTAATGAAAATGGTTCTGATTCACGACATCGTGGAGATAGATGCCGGCGACATCTTCATATACGACGCTACCAAGAACCACACCAATACCGAAGAAGAGCTGAAAGCTGCCAAACGGATTTTCGGCCTTTTGCCTGAAGAGCAGGCTCAGGAGCTGATTGCTCTCTGGGAAGAGTTTGAAGCGGGCGAAACAGCCGATGCACGTTTTGCCAAAGCGATGGATCGTCTGGAACCTTTGTTGCAAAACTCATCGAATAACGGCGGTACCTGGAACGAGTTCGGGGTGAATTACCAGAAGGTGTACGACAAAAAGAAACTGATCAAAAACGGCTCCGAAACAATTTGGGAATATACGGAAAAATTGATCAATGAGTGTGTTGAACAGGGCATACTAAAAAGATAA
- a CDS encoding CPBP family intramembrane glutamic endopeptidase: MNQKFIYNAFFRFLRHPNDQEEVDISIGRKLNVLLQLFLFDVVIVIILLAINHILHTLHILEPTHHKLDDLFISTGYVWVFITVVIIAPTFEELIFRLPLIYRYNYIFRAIVYLLSVSGVVADDKLDKGVIAFRRKYFIWFFYLMAILFGFMHITNYSGYKELLFWMPLLTSSQLICGIILGYIRIKYGLIWSIFYHAFNNLIFITIAFCSIVPFKGYTTSNNAYSVSIQPYKHSIKESLNIYTCRVTPDTISFRNVKTDKAISILSEVTEKYVKSSSMMPIDIDFYMKRKQQNTDLSRKLLLQEIQRALKISITHRKKNVNVQEAYISDPVRYNKRKLSCGDCHAFTLGRTCRLIDVLYPEQFIISSDTIHKLTFSAKTSESFADLKKRLYDEYGISFRTVSKDLDFLIIEKE, encoded by the coding sequence ATGAATCAAAAATTTATATACAATGCTTTTTTTCGTTTTCTCAGGCATCCAAATGATCAGGAAGAAGTTGACATTTCCATTGGCAGAAAGCTCAATGTTTTGCTTCAACTATTTTTATTTGACGTTGTCATTGTGATTATCCTTCTGGCTATTAATCACATACTACACACATTACATATTTTAGAACCAACGCATCATAAACTGGATGATTTATTCATCTCAACCGGTTACGTTTGGGTATTTATTACCGTGGTTATCATTGCTCCCACATTTGAAGAATTGATCTTCAGACTCCCGCTGATTTATCGTTACAATTATATTTTCAGGGCTATTGTTTACCTTTTGTCTGTTTCGGGAGTTGTAGCTGACGACAAACTGGACAAGGGTGTTATTGCATTTCGTCGGAAATATTTCATTTGGTTCTTCTACCTGATGGCTATTTTATTTGGCTTTATGCATATCACAAATTATTCCGGTTATAAAGAACTATTGTTCTGGATGCCTTTACTCACTTCGTCACAATTAATTTGTGGTATAATTTTGGGTTATATCCGTATAAAGTACGGGTTGATATGGAGTATTTTCTATCATGCTTTTAACAATCTGATTTTTATCACCATTGCATTTTGTAGCATCGTTCCATTTAAAGGATACACCACTTCAAACAATGCCTATTCGGTTTCAATACAACCGTATAAACATTCTATCAAAGAGAGTCTAAATATCTATACCTGTCGGGTTACTCCGGATACTATTTCATTCCGAAATGTAAAAACGGACAAAGCAATATCCATTCTGAGTGAAGTAACCGAAAAGTATGTCAAGAGCTCTTCTATGATGCCAATTGACATCGACTTTTACATGAAACGCAAACAACAAAACACTGATCTTTCCCGAAAATTATTGTTACAGGAAATTCAACGGGCTTTGAAAATTTCCATTACCCACCGCAAAAAGAATGTCAATGTTCAGGAAGCATATATAAGCGATCCTGTCAGGTACAACAAAAGAAAATTGTCATGCGGTGATTGTCATGCGTTTACTTTAGGGCGCACATGCCGTTTGATAGACGTTTTATATCCTGAACAATTTATCATAAGCTCAGACACCATTCATAAATTAACTTTCAGCGCCAAAACGTCAGAGTCTTTTGCCGACTTAAAGAAGCGGTTATATGACGAATATGGCATCAGCTTCCGAACTGTAAGCAAAGACCTTGACTTTCTGATTATTGAAAAAGAATAG